A genome region from Arachis duranensis cultivar V14167 chromosome 6, aradu.V14167.gnm2.J7QH, whole genome shotgun sequence includes the following:
- the LOC107495862 gene encoding ribosomal RNA-processing protein 8, translated as MTKSERKKRNNKSKDEQRFTADTAKLRKFKEPSKSSNFLDKMKARLSGGHFRMINEKLYTCTGKEALNYFQEEPSLFDLYHAGYKMQMSNWPQQPVNVIIDWLKKKSPSLVVADFGCGDALIAKSVENKVYSLDLVSNDPNIIACDMSNTPLDDSSIDVAVFCLSLMGTNYQSYIKEANRVLKPGGWLLIAEVKSRFDPNTGGANPEKFTNAICELGFKSVKKDFSNKMFILFYFTKKDKQNFKRKEIEWPLLKPCLYKRR; from the exons ATGACGAAGAGTGAGCGAAAGAAACGAAACAACAAGAGTAAAGACGAGCAACGATTTACTGCGGATACTGCTAAGCTCAGAAAGTTCAAGGAACCATCCAAATCCTCTAATTTTCTGGATAAA ATGAAAGCAAGATTGTCAGGTGGTCATTTCAGGATGATTAACGAGAAGCTCTACACTTGCAC TGGGAAGGAGGCGCTAAATTATTTCCAAGAAGAACCATCGCTATTTGACCTG TATCATGCAGGATACAAAATGCAAATGTCAAATTGGCCTCAACAGCCAGTTAATGTGATTATTGATTGGCTAAAAAAGAAGAGCCCTTCATTGGTCGTAGCTGATTTTGGTTGTG GGGATGCACTCATTGCTAAAAGCGTGGAGAATAAAGTCTACTCTCTCGATCTTGTCTCCAATGATCCTAACATAATTGCTTGTGACATGTCAAAT ACACCGCTTGATGACTCATCTATTGACGTTGCTGTCTTCTGTCTTTCTTTGATGGGAACCAACTACCAAAGTTACATCAAAGAAGCAAACAGGGTGCTTAAGCCAGG TGGCTGGCTGTTGATAGCAGAAGTAAAGAGCAGGTTTGATCCAAACACTGGAGGAGCCAACCCTGAGAAGTTTACGAATGCTATTTGTGAGTTAGGTTTCAAGTCTGTAAAAAAG GACTTCTCAAATAAAATGTTCATTCTGTTTTACTTTACAAAAAAG GATAAGCAAAAttttaaaaggaaagaaatcGAATGGCCTTTGCTTAAACCTTGTTTGTACAAGCGCCGTTGA
- the LOC107495844 gene encoding AP2-like ethylene-responsive transcription factor CRL5, protein MKSFLNDGNNTTTTTTTNHDDDSNNHNWLMGFSLSPHHHHNMKMEVPNDHNHNHHHHHHHHQYYHHLHHPSSTASTPSSLFYLSPSQLNNASSTMCYAENPSPFHSSPSLAMMPLKSDGSLCIMEALTTSQTQVMVPSSSCSSPKLEDFLGGATMGAHEYGEHEREAMALSLDSIYYNTNTNNSHHHHHHHQNSEAENNNRQQHCSSNSSLDLILSDPFKQQGHNSNNHHHEHDHDVNQYYSALGCSNDGSTSILPFVEEEEEETTKEPHHHHHQHQMHQEQENNNCFIRNWVNGNNNNNNNGMVESVNVNVNGGGGNLKTLSLSMSPGCSSTSQSSSSHVSVSTTHNHNQITAGSSSNSCKAMVEVAKNNKRGHNNSSKQTVHRKSIETFGQRTSQYRGVTRHRWTGRYEAHLWDNSCKKEGQTRKGRQVYLGGYDMEEKAARAYDLAALKYWGPSTHINFPLENYQNELEEMKNMNRQEYVAHLRRKSSGFSRGASMYRGVTRHHQHGRWQARIGRVAGNKDLYLGTFSTQEEAAEAYDVAAIKFRGVNAVTNFDISRYDVERIMASNTLLAGELARRNNNEQPKAIEAVPAPAPATTLEYNVVTSHINKKKELVEVEGCNTNSNNIENGSDEWKKIGFNDDYRNCQNFCGGGALQDLIGIQNPNMGGTHFSNPSSLVTSLSNSSREGSPVHMNKNNNSSHHQNVFHQKVNNNNVLSPIIVANNTSTTSVVSSWFPSPPLQIRSTMSPMPIFAAWTEP, encoded by the exons ATGAAGTCTTTCTTGAATGATGGAAAcaatactactactactactactactaatcATGATGATGATAGTAACAATCATAACTGGTTGATGGGTTTCTCTCTCTCAccccaccaccaccacaacaTGAAAATGGAGGTTCCCAatgatcataatcataatcatcatcatcatcatcatcaccatcagtattatcatcatcttcatcatccttcAAGCACTGCCTCAACACCAAGTAGCTTATTCTACTTGTCACCTTCACAGTTGAATAATGCTTCTTCAACAATGTGTTATGCTGAAAACCCTTCTCCCTTTCACTCTTCTCCTTCTCTGGCTATGATGCCACTCAAATCTGATGGCTCACTCTGCATAATGGAAGCTCTCACTACATCACAAACCCAAG TGATGGTGCCAAGTTCTTCATGTTCATCTCCAAAGCTTGAGGACTTTCTAGGTGGTGCAACAATGGGAGCTCATGAATATGGTGAACATGAAAGAGAAGCAATGGCTCTAAGCTTAGACAGCATTTACTataacaccaacaccaacaatagccatcatcatcatcatcatcatcaaaattctgaggctgaaaacaacaacagaCAACAACATTGTTCTTCTAATTCTTCTTTGGACCTTATTCTCTCAGACCCTTTTAAGCAGCAAGGGCATAATagtaataatcatcatcatgaaCATGATCATGATGTGAATCAATACTATTCAGCACTTGGCTGCAGCAATGATGGTTCTACTAGCATTCTACCatttgttgaagaagaagaagaagaaacaacaaaggaacctcatcatcatcatcatcaacatcaaaTGCATCAAGAACAAGAGAATAATAATTGCTTCATCAGAAACTGGGTTAAtggaaataataacaataataataatggaatGGTGGAAAGTGTTAATGTGAATGTTAATGGTGGAGGTGGGAATTTGAAGACTTTAAGTCTTTCAATGAGTCCTGGTTGTTCATCTACTTCTCAATCGTCATCAAGCCATGTAAGTGTTTCAACAACTCATAATCATAATCAGATCACAGCAGGTTCTTCTTCAAATTCTTGCAAGGCTATGGTGGAAGTTGCAAAGAATAATAAGAGAGGACACAATAATAGTAGTAAGCAAACTGTTCATAGGAAATCCATTGAGACATTTGGTCAAAGAACTTCACAGTACAGAGGTGTCACAAG GCATAGATGGACCGGAAGATATGAAGCACATTTGTGGGATAATAGTTGCAAAAAAGAAGGACAAACTAGGAAAGGAAGACAAG TTTATTTGG GTGGCTATGATATGGAAGAAAAAGCTGCAAGGGCTTATGATCTTGCAGCCCTTAAGTATTGGGGACCTTCAACACACATAAACTTTCCG CTTGAAAACTACCAAAATGAACttgaagaaatgaagaacaTGAACAGGCAGGAATATGTTGCACATTTGAGAAG AAAAAGTAGTGGATTTTCAAGGGGAGCTTCAATGTATAGAGGGGTGACAAG GCATCACCAACATGGGAGATGGCAAGCAAGGATAGGCAGAGTAGCGGGAAATAAGGACCTTTATCTTGGGACATTCA gtactcaagaagaagcagcagaagcaTATGACGTGGCTGCAATCAAATTCCGTGGGGTGAATGCAGTCACAAACTTTGACATTTCAAGATATGATGTTGAAAGGATCATGGCTAGTAACACCCTACTTGCCGGAGAATTAGCCAGAAGGAACAACAACGAGCAGCCGAAGGCGATCGAGGCGGTGCCGGCACCGGCCCCGGCAACAACCCTAGAGTACAATGTTGTAACAAGCCAcatcaacaagaagaaggaGTTGGTAGAAGTTGAAGGTTGTAACACCAACAGCAACAACATTGAAAATGGTTCAGATGAATGGAAGAAGATTGGATTTAATGATGATTATAGAAATTGTCAAAATTTCTGTGGTGGTGGGGCCCTACAAGATCTAATTGGCATTCAAAACCCTAATATGGGAGGGACTCATTTTTCAAACCCATCTTCACTAGTGACAAGTTTGAGCAACTCATCAAGAGAAGGTAGCCCCGTTCACATGAACAAGAACAACAATAGTAGTCATCACCAAAATGTGTTTCATCAAAaggttaataataataatgttcttAGCCCTATTATTGTTGCCAATAATACTAGTACTACTAGTGTTGTTAGTTCTTGGTTCCCTTCACCGCCTCTTCAAATTAGGTCTACTATGTCTCCCATGCCCATTTTTGCGGCTTGGACTGAACCCTAG